Proteins encoded within one genomic window of Panicum virgatum strain AP13 chromosome 1N, P.virgatum_v5, whole genome shotgun sequence:
- the LOC120654107 gene encoding uncharacterized protein LOC120654107 has translation MALITAMADKAQWAQSNHDFFMHPPLIKSTAGRRQNERFKGCTEASGGARPKGKHQCPICKGYGHRWYNCKDGDPDDIAALLAEKGPPNKKKKTTAPTSESSIVPIGSTQKTMQFPPNQSASASLGSGHSLRSGSGSNQI, from the exons ATGGCTCTAATCACTGCCATGGCTGACAAGGCACAATGGGCACAATCTAACCATGATTTCTTCATGCATCCACCACTCATAAAATCTACAGCGGGTAGAAGGCAGAACGAGAGGTTCAAAGGTTGTACTGAGGCTAGTGGCGGTGCAAGGCCGAAAGGTAAACATCAGTGCCCTATTTGCAAGGGATATGGCCATCGCTGGTATAATTGCAAGGATGGTGATCCTGATGATATAGCAGCTTTACTAGCTGAAAA GGGTCCaccaaacaaaaagaagaaaactaCTGCACCAACAAGTGAGAGCAGCATTGTACCTATTGGTTCAACACAAAAAACAATGCAATTTCCTCCTAA CCAAAGTGCTTCAGCTAGCTTAGGTTCTGGACACTCTCTCAG GTCTGGAAGTGGCTCAAACCAGATATAG
- the LOC120656023 gene encoding U-box domain-containing protein 26-like, whose translation MPGPGSMPLALGLDTAGVQVPWYFRCPISLELMADPVTVSTGQTYDRASIESWVATGNTTCPVTRAPLADFTLIPNHTLRRLIQDWCVAHHSMGVERIPTPKQPADPDLVRSLVAQGPGLPALRRLRALARESDKNRLVMATRETRAALLEVAFASGSDELQAEAMAVLALVGLGEAEAAEVVAREERVARLGKVLAAAGPLEASVNAGAVVEAAASASGAEARALLGAAEGVMDGLVALVEEKAHARAVRVGIRGLFALCLAKENRPRAVSAGAASALARRVAEGGAGEPERALAAVERLCRAEGGRDAVVAGAGGGSAAVATLVRAMSGRAAEHAAGALVAVVGGSEALQVEAVRAGAMSQLLLMVQGGCSERAKRKAQHLLKLLRSAWPTTDCIANSDDFLQPY comes from the coding sequence ATGCCGGGTCCGGGGAGCATGCCGCTGGCGCTGGGCCTGGACACGGCGGGGGTGCAGGTGCCCTGGTACTTCCGGTGCCCCATCTCCCTGGAGCTCATGGCCGACCCCGTCACCGTGTCCACGGGCCAGACCTACGACCGCGCCAGCATCGAGTCCTGGGTCGCCACCGGCAACACCACCTGCCCCGTcacccgcgcgccgctcgccgactTCACGCTCATCCCCAACCACACCCTCCGCCGCCTCATCCAGGACTGGTGCGTTGCGCACCACTCCATGGGCGTCGAGCGCATCCCCACGCCCAAGCAGCCCGCCGACCCAGACCTCGTCCGCTCCCTCGTCGCCCAGGGCCCGGGCCTCCCCGCGCTCCGCAGGCTCAGGGCGCTCGCCAGGGAGTCCGACAAGAACAGGCTCGTCATGGCCACGCGCGAGACCAGGGCCGCGCTCCTCGAGGTCGCCTTCGCCTCCGGCTCCGACGAGCTCCAGGCCGAGGCCATGGCGGTGCTCGCGCTCGTCGGCCTCGGGGAGGCCGAGGCCGCCGAGGTCGTGGCCCGGGAGGAGCGGGTGGCCAGGCTCGGCaaggtcctcgccgccgccggcccgctcgAGGCCAGTGTCAACGCGGGCGCCGTCGTCGAGGCCGCCGCGTCGGCGTCCGGCGCGGAGGCCCGGGCGCTGCTGGGCGCCGCCGAGGGGGTCATGGACGGCCTGGTGGCGCTGGTGGAGGAGAAGGCCCACGCGCGCGCGGTCCGCGTCGGGATCCGGGGCCTCTTCGCGCTGTGCCTGGCCAAGGAGAACCGGCCCCGCGCGgtgtccgccggcgccgcgtccGCGCTCGCCCGGCGCGtggcggagggcggcgccggggagCCCGAGCGCGCGCTGGCGGCCGTGGAGCGGCTGTGCCGCGCCGAGGGCGGGCGCGACGCCGTGGTCGCCGGGGCCGGGGGCGGGTCCGCCGCGGTGGCGACGCTGGTGCGCGCCATGTccgggcgcgcggcggagcaCGCGGCGGGCGCGCTGGTGGCCGTGGTGGGCGGGTCGGAGGCGCTGCAGGTGGAGGCGGTGCGGGCGGGCGCCATGAGCCAGCTGCTGCTCATGGTGCAGGGCGGGTGCTCGGAGCGCGCCAAGCGCAAGGCGCAGCACCTCCTCAAGCTGCTCCGCTCCGCCTGGCCGACCACCGACTGCATCGCCAACTCCGACGACTTCCTGCAACCGTACTGA